The following nucleotide sequence is from Salinispirillum sp. LH 10-3-1.
TGTCAGAGAGCTTATCCTGCCCTTGCATAATAAGTGACATCAAGTCATCGGACGGCGTTAACTGGCCATTGCATAGACCTTCGTACAGGAATTCCAGTTCATGCGCTAAATCGCCTACAGGTGTGGCCTCGGACATGCGAGCGCCGCCTTTCAGCGTATGCAGATCACGCTGCAAGTCGGCAACCGGCTTAAGGTTGTCAGGCGCGTCACGCCAAGTCTCCAGCTCGCGCTGGATAGATTCCAGAAGCTCGTTGGCTTCTTCCAGAAAGACGTCCAGGATGTCGGCGTCCATGGACTTCAAGGAAAACCATTCTTCAGTGACCGGTGTTGCACTATCGGTTAACGATGGCGTACTGGCCGTCGCCGTGCCGCTGTTGCTTTCAGGTGCCTCTTGGGGCTTTTCTGCAGGCCCTGCTAAAGGTGCGCCAGCCAGTTCCGCAAGTTCGCTTTCGATGTCGTGCCGCGTCTGGATGCTTTGTCCAGCGGCCAAACGATCCATCATATCGATGACAGCTTCGTGTGCTTCATAGAGCGAGCTGAATACCGGATCATTAGCATCAGTCGGTGGCTGTTCCGCCAAGTATTCGTAGAGCACAACTAATTGGTTGGCGAGTGAACTCAGCGGCAAGAGATCAATAGCGCGCGCGGCATCGGCCAGTGTAGTCAGGTCACGTTGCAAGGCGGTAACGCGATGCGACTCTAAGCCACTTTCCTGCCACGCTTTCAGCGTATCTTCCGCATCCAATACCGTATTCATCGCCTCATTCAGGAAGATCGACATCAGGCTGGAGGACGATTCGCTACCGGCGGCTGCTGCGCTGTCCGCCACCCAGGCATTCAGATCTTTCAGCTGATCAAAGAACGAATCGGGTGCGGGTACGATAGCCGTTTGGTCACTGGCGGAGTTGAGCTGGTCTGACGCAATGGCAACGGTGTCTTGCAATAATTGCTGTACGGCAGGTGTCGCAGGCAGTCGATAGACTTGCAATGATTTAATCAGCTGCTCGACTGGTCCGGCCAGGTTGGCCATGGCTTCGATACCCGCCATGTGAGAGCTGCCTTTAATGGTGTGTAGTGCTCGTTGCAGCGAATCGGTGACGTTGGCGGTCGGGTCGCCTGCGCTGGCATGCAAGAATTCTTCTATGGTAGTCAGGTGGTTGTGAATTTCGTGACTGAAAATAGCGAATAGTCGCGCTTGGTCGGTATCACTGGGTGCTTCGTCGCTCGTTTTATCGTCGGACATTTCGACGGCGGCCGGAGCGCTTTCGGTGGTTTCGGCGGCTTCCTCGAATTCACTGTCATCCTCAACGTAGGCATCCAGGCCATCGTCAAAGGGCTCAATGACGTCGTGTTCGCCCGCAATGATCGCACTGGCACGGTCACGCAGTTGGTCCACCGCTTTGGTGTCCGACGGCGTATTTTGCGCAAAGTCACTCACCAACTGCGGTAGCATGGCGTTAACGTCTTCGATCAAGCTGACGAGGGCGTCACTGTGTGGGATAACCCCGTCACGCCGATGATTCAGCATGTTCTCAATCGACCAGCCGAGTTCGCCGATGACCATGGCCCGAACCATACGACCACTGCCTTTCAGGGTGTGGAAGGCGCGGCGCAATTCCCCCAGTGCTTCTTTGTTGTCAGGGTCGGCACAATAAGCCGGGAACCACTGAGCGATCTCCGCCTGTACGTCGTCCGCTTCTTCGAGAAATATCTCACGGATATCATCATCAATCAGGTCGTCATCGTCGTTTGCGGCAGTTGCCTCAACTTCCGGCGCCGCAGCTTCGGATGGCTCGTCGGCTTCTTCAGCTTCGTCTTGCGGTGCGGGGGGCAAGTCGAGGTCGCCTTCGCGCTTGCTGTCCAGGGCGTCGAGATCCATCGCCCGGTATTCCGGCCATTCTGAGTCCGTCGCGACTTCCGGTGCTTCCTTAACAACCTTGTCTGCGCTGTCTTCGATGCTTGCTGTTACATTCGGCTCAGCGCTGGCCTCGTCATGCGGCTCGTCGCTGGCTGCAATGGCGGCATCAATACCGGCTTCATCGAGCTGATCAATGAAACCAAAATAGTCATCCAGCGCTTGATTAACCGCGTCCTCAGGGGGCGGTGTATCTTGCTGCCCATTGGACAGGTTAACCGGATAGCCCAGGGCCGCAAGGCTGTCAGCAGCTCGCTGTAAAATAGCATCGTTTCCGTCTTCACCGCGGTCACGCGGTAGTCGCTCAAGATAGTAATCGATACCAACCAATGCATCAGCCAGGCGATCCATGTCTTGCCACTCAGGTGCATGGTTGGGTACCAACAGTTCGCTTTCAACATAGGTCTGTAAACCGTCTGCCACCACCGCAGCGTTGTACAGCGGAATAATATTCAGGTTGGCCTGTATCTGGTGAAGCTCAGCCGGAACGTCGCGCAGTTTCTCAATGTCCCATTGAGTCCCCAAGTAGGCAACAATGGCTTCTTTACAGGTTTCGATGCTGTTGCGTACTTCGCGAATTAGCGCAATATGAGCATTACTGAGCTCATTGCCCATGGAATCAAACTGCTCATCGTCCATACCGCTTTGCGCTAAACCCGACAGGGTAGCTTCGACGTAAAGCAGGCCGCCGGCAATATCCATCAGACTTTCGTCATCAAGCGAGGTCTGATGTGACAAATTATCGAGGTGCTGAATTTGTTCGTCTAGAACGCGGCGAGCTTGTTTTATCTGCAACAAATCCATGGTGTCGCTGATCTGCTGCAATGGCGCGATCAATGGCTGTAACTGTGTTGGTTGGCGATCGCTCGCTCGAACCAGCAGGTCCAGCTGTTCTTTAACGGTGGCCAGCTCATCAACGAGTACTCGGGCGACACTATCGACGGTATGAGTATCAGGCCCCTGCATTTGCTGACGGCGCGAACTGACTTGTTGTTCGGACAAGAGTGCTTCCGACAGCACAAAGCGTTCTTGTAAGCTCGCCACACCGGGGTGATCAGCGCTCGCTTGGCCGACAAAGTACAGCATGGTGGTGAGTGCGGAATGGTCAATCTGCGGCGTCTGATGACGTTTCAGAGCCCGCAATTGCTGACGCCATACACGGTCCAGTTGACTGAGCAGACGCAGTAAATCCTGGCTAAGCGCCAATTTATTCTGACGTAAAGCATCCAATAATGTGGTGGCAATGCTCCAAAACATACCCAAACCACAATCACCGTATTCGGTGGCGATACGATGGGTCGATTTGCACAGGTAATTCAGGGCTTCGGCGGGCTCGTGACCGCGGAGCAGATTTAACAGCGACAGTTGGTAGAGCTGATGCAATTTCTGCAGGTGCGGCAACTGATCGTCCGGCATTTGCTCGAGCAGAAATGGTTCGGCCAGGCGTGCTTGCTCATGCCTTAGGTCGGGGGCAAAAAGCCGTGCGACTGCGAGGCTGGAGGCATCACGCTGGGCGCGCAAGTCATTGAGCAGCGGAGCCAGAATTAGTGGTTGGTCACTGTCGCCACGCATTAAGCGTTCTAAATAAGTGGGCAGTTGCAAGATGCCTTGTAGCAATACCGAAAGGCGGTCATTGTTAGCGCGTTCTGGCCGACTGACCAAAAAGGCTGCTAGCTTCTCTAGCTCACTGGCTAATAAGGCCGCGCCATACACCTCCACCATGTCCAAGGTGCCGCGCACTTGGTGCAAGTAATTCAAACAGAACTGTAGGCGTGTAACGTCACTGTTATCATCTTCAAACGCCGCCAGCGCCAATTGCGCTTGATTCAGCGTTTCGCCCAGTTCTTTGTGGACCCAGTCCAGGGCCGTGTAGTCATGACGATGACCCATGCTTACTCCATGCTATCCGAGCGTTTTTTTAAAAACGCTAGGCAGTGCTTATTGGGTATCGCGACCAATTGGTCGTGCTTGAAGTCGATCAGTTCACCGGGACCGAGTACCAGCAAGCCACCAGGGCGCAATTTATCTACAAACTGTGTGACGATGTCGCGGCGGCGCCAGCGACGAAAGTAAATCAGCAGGTTCTGACAATAGATGACATCCATATTCTGCAGTGGAGCTTGCTCGGTTTCGGTAACATTCAGTCGTGTGAAGCACACGCGCTGGCTGAGTTCGGGTTTTACCACCATGCTGTTGCCTTCGGCGGTAAAGTACCGTTGTTGCCAAGCGGCGCGCACGGGTTCCAGT
It contains:
- a CDS encoding Hpt domain-containing protein — its product is MGHRHDYTALDWVHKELGETLNQAQLALAAFEDDNSDVTRLQFCLNYLHQVRGTLDMVEVYGAALLASELEKLAAFLVSRPERANNDRLSVLLQGILQLPTYLERLMRGDSDQPLILAPLLNDLRAQRDASSLAVARLFAPDLRHEQARLAEPFLLEQMPDDQLPHLQKLHQLYQLSLLNLLRGHEPAEALNYLCKSTHRIATEYGDCGLGMFWSIATTLLDALRQNKLALSQDLLRLLSQLDRVWRQQLRALKRHQTPQIDHSALTTMLYFVGQASADHPGVASLQERFVLSEALLSEQQVSSRRQQMQGPDTHTVDSVARVLVDELATVKEQLDLLVRASDRQPTQLQPLIAPLQQISDTMDLLQIKQARRVLDEQIQHLDNLSHQTSLDDESLMDIAGGLLYVEATLSGLAQSGMDDEQFDSMGNELSNAHIALIREVRNSIETCKEAIVAYLGTQWDIEKLRDVPAELHQIQANLNIIPLYNAAVVADGLQTYVESELLVPNHAPEWQDMDRLADALVGIDYYLERLPRDRGEDGNDAILQRAADSLAALGYPVNLSNGQQDTPPPEDAVNQALDDYFGFIDQLDEAGIDAAIAASDEPHDEASAEPNVTASIEDSADKVVKEAPEVATDSEWPEYRAMDLDALDSKREGDLDLPPAPQDEAEEADEPSEAAAPEVEATAANDDDDLIDDDIREIFLEEADDVQAEIAQWFPAYCADPDNKEALGELRRAFHTLKGSGRMVRAMVIGELGWSIENMLNHRRDGVIPHSDALVSLIEDVNAMLPQLVSDFAQNTPSDTKAVDQLRDRASAIIAGEHDVIEPFDDGLDAYVEDDSEFEEAAETTESAPAAVEMSDDKTSDEAPSDTDQARLFAIFSHEIHNHLTTIEEFLHASAGDPTANVTDSLQRALHTIKGSSHMAGIEAMANLAGPVEQLIKSLQVYRLPATPAVQQLLQDTVAIASDQLNSASDQTAIVPAPDSFFDQLKDLNAWVADSAAAAGSESSSSLMSIFLNEAMNTVLDAEDTLKAWQESGLESHRVTALQRDLTTLADAARAIDLLPLSSLANQLVVLYEYLAEQPPTDANDPVFSSLYEAHEAVIDMMDRLAAGQSIQTRHDIESELAELAGAPLAGPAEKPQEAPESNSGTATASTPSLTDSATPVTEEWFSLKSMDADILDVFLEEANELLESIQRELETWRDAPDNLKPVADLQRDLHTLKGGARMSEATPVGDLAHELEFLYEGLCNGQLTPSDDLMSLIMQGQDKLSDMVHDIIENQGCYAAPALINAIYRARQGLPPELPVQEDPRGDLSAARARIVAESDDEPLLSFDELETLDSDILEVFVDEAVELLSELDEAIAQWHEDPTNELAADEMKRVLHTLKGGSRLARLPSMGVLSHELESFIVRAQEQRAPLDDAFFAHLLQQYDQLSVAVEQLQQIASSDGPQVAEPDDSAAPKAPGNVVPFQHRPQPDEAAETPDVPAPRNANAGTHKGSAGAATAARRAPQETVKVSASLLENLVNLAGETSISRARLEEQVSDMGFTLGELDTTIERLRDKVRQLDMETEAQVLFRQERAEESNYEDFDPLEMDRYTQIQQLSRSLMETASDLIDLRSTLANKSRDAETVLLQQSRIHSELQEGLMQTRMVPFSRLVPRLRRIVRQVATELGKDARFDVLNAEGEMDRSVLERMVSPLEHMLRNAVDHGIETMAAREEVGKPNQGHIVLSLAREGGDVVLKLQDDGHGIDVQSVRRKAIERGLMSADSDMPEDEILQFILSSGFSTAQKVTQISGRGVGMDVVHNEVKALGGTMEISTEQGQGTTFLIRLPFTVSVNRALMVASGDDIYAIPLNTIDGIVRMQPAELRNYLEHPDKHYPYGDKQYVIKPLGQLLRNEHEVHSDEIALPQPIILIKGGDRNESVALHIDRLMGSREIVVKTLGPQFATVPAVSGATILGDGSVVVILDVPAMLRTSLSTLVHHADDNNVPKNVTALPVRKRDLDTTINVMVVDDSVTVRKVTSRLLTRNGMEVITAKDGADAMLLLQDHVPDIILLDIEMPRMDGFEVANRVRHTERLQSIPIIMITSRTGQKHKDRALEIGVNDYMGKPFQESQLLDAIQRLVLN